Proteins found in one Candidatus Nitrospira nitrificans genomic segment:
- a CDS encoding GlcG/HbpS family heme-binding protein, which translates to MMPPFAQKSINRLTVVGTVVLVLAGLPTPQPTSADELAKESVLPLGTANKAIQAALDACKKDGYRVSVSVVDRAGVLRAMGRADGAGPHTVDSSRKKAYTAASVRRPTSELADLAAKVPTLQALRDMNSEILILGGGLPIEINGEVVGGIGVGGAPGAHLDDACAQEGLNAIGAAPKVLAPK; encoded by the coding sequence ATGATGCCTCCGTTCGCGCAGAAATCAATCAATCGGCTGACCGTTGTCGGGACCGTCGTGCTGGTTCTCGCGGGGTTACCCACGCCACAGCCGACGTCTGCGGACGAGCTTGCAAAAGAATCAGTTTTGCCGCTTGGGACAGCGAATAAGGCCATTCAAGCAGCGTTGGACGCCTGCAAGAAAGACGGCTATCGCGTGAGTGTGTCGGTGGTGGATCGAGCCGGCGTCCTTCGTGCGATGGGACGTGCTGACGGTGCTGGGCCACACACGGTCGATAGCAGCCGGAAAAAAGCCTACACGGCGGCCAGCGTGCGACGCCCGACCAGTGAGTTGGCCGATCTCGCCGCAAAAGTTCCCACGCTGCAGGCACTTCGCGACATGAACAGCGAGATTCTTATCCTAGGCGGAGGATTGCCCATCGAAATCAACGGAGAAGTGGTCGGAGGGATCGGTGTGGGTGGAGCACCGGGGGCCCATCTGGATGATGCCTGCGCTCAGGAAGGGCTCAACGCCATCGGCGCGGCCCCAAAGGTTCTTGCGCCCAAGTGA
- a CDS encoding sulfite oxidase-like oxidoreductase has protein sequence MDEASRLTRTKEQWAKARRGGEEREVFYEGDERLPPGQHLVENFPVLDLGFKPEISVREWRLTIGGLVAAPLAWTWEQFLAQPQFKNRSDFHCVTSWSRYDNDWEGVSFKHIASLVQPLALARFVLFKSYDDYTTNLPLEACDDDDVLLARSWNGTPLSRDHGGPVRVIVPKRYAWKGAKWVKEITFSDTDEKGFWEVRGYSNTAFPWKNDRYG, from the coding sequence ATGGATGAAGCAAGCAGACTCACCAGAACTAAGGAACAGTGGGCGAAGGCCCGTCGAGGGGGAGAAGAACGCGAAGTGTTCTATGAAGGAGACGAGCGTCTCCCTCCCGGCCAGCATCTAGTCGAGAATTTTCCCGTGCTGGATCTCGGCTTCAAGCCGGAGATTTCCGTACGCGAATGGAGGCTCACGATCGGTGGATTGGTCGCCGCCCCTCTCGCTTGGACCTGGGAACAATTTTTGGCGCAACCCCAATTCAAAAACCGGTCGGATTTTCATTGCGTCACCTCATGGAGCCGGTATGACAACGACTGGGAAGGCGTGAGCTTCAAGCACATCGCATCCCTGGTGCAACCGCTGGCGCTTGCCCGATTTGTCCTGTTCAAGTCCTACGACGACTACACCACGAATCTACCGCTCGAAGCCTGTGACGATGATGATGTGCTGCTCGCCCGCAGTTGGAACGGCACTCCCCTCTCCAGGGACCATGGTGGGCCGGTCCGTGTGATCGTCCCGAAACGATATGCCTGGAAGGGGGCGAAGTGGGTGAAAGAAATTACGTTTTCGGATACGGATGAGAAGGGGTTCTGGGAAGTTCGAGGATATTCGAACACCGCGTTTCCCTGGAAGAACGATCGCTACGGATAG
- a CDS encoding YdbL family protein, with the protein MLIARLTIAVCAAILWTTVASSAFALSLDDAKAKGLVGEKTNGYLGAVTLADAEARALIEDVNQKRRQAYEEIAKRNGTNVQAVETLAGEKAVQNTKPGNFVEGPGGWIKK; encoded by the coding sequence ATGCTCATTGCGCGGCTGACCATCGCGGTGTGTGCGGCGATCTTATGGACCACGGTCGCTTCTTCCGCTTTCGCCCTGTCCTTGGATGACGCGAAAGCGAAGGGGTTGGTCGGGGAGAAAACCAACGGCTATTTGGGGGCGGTGACCCTTGCCGATGCCGAAGCCCGAGCACTGATCGAAGACGTGAATCAGAAGCGGCGGCAGGCCTACGAAGAGATCGCCAAGCGAAACGGCACCAACGTCCAGGCCGTTGAAACGCTCGCCGGAGAAAAGGCCGTTCAGAATACCAAACCGGGAAACTTCGTTGAAGGTCCGGGTGGGTGGATCAAGAAATAA
- a CDS encoding mercuric reductase, producing the protein MSTHDQPLLTPNDEFNQQLVANVHPADWVNPEPTGRYNIVVVGAGTAGLITAVVAASLGAKVALIEKHLMGGDCLNVGCVPSKAMIRAARVWADLRKVTEYGLHIPTGVQYDFGAVMARMRKLRARISRNDSAQRYTKLGVDVYIGGGRFLGFDTAQVEGPAGNRLLTFATAAVCTGARAAIPDTPGLQEAGYLTNETVFSLTELPQRIGVIGAGPIGCELAQSFARFGSQVYLIEETHGILPNEDRDAAGIVEQQMLRDGVKLRCCAKNMKVEKINGGKRLTVDSHGQQYDVIVDEILVAVGRIPNTERIGLETAGVSYDKNGIRVNARLQSTNPKIFAAGDVCSRYKFTHAADAMAQIVIQNALFPHPLGLGYANVESLHMPWCTFTEPEIAHVGMYESDAKQKGIEVETYTYKLEEVDRAILDGEEEGFARVHIQKGTNTILGATIVSAHAGEMISEFSVAMKSGGGAKTIAGTIHPYPTQAEVNKKVVNLWRKAHFTQSTKHILTKLFAWMRRG; encoded by the coding sequence ATGAGTACGCACGATCAGCCCTTACTCACCCCGAACGACGAATTCAATCAGCAGCTGGTCGCCAATGTGCATCCCGCCGATTGGGTCAATCCGGAGCCGACCGGCCGCTACAACATCGTGGTCGTCGGGGCAGGGACCGCCGGCTTGATCACGGCCGTCGTCGCCGCGAGCCTTGGAGCGAAGGTCGCCTTGATCGAGAAACATCTGATGGGAGGGGACTGTCTCAATGTCGGATGCGTCCCTTCCAAAGCCATGATCCGAGCAGCGAGGGTCTGGGCCGATCTCCGGAAGGTCACGGAGTATGGCCTCCATATTCCCACAGGCGTGCAGTATGACTTCGGCGCGGTCATGGCTCGGATGCGCAAGCTGCGCGCACGTATCAGCCGGAACGATTCGGCCCAACGTTATACGAAACTCGGCGTCGACGTGTATATCGGCGGCGGGCGGTTTCTCGGTTTTGATACGGCTCAAGTGGAAGGTCCGGCAGGGAATCGACTTCTCACCTTCGCGACCGCCGCCGTTTGCACGGGCGCGAGAGCGGCAATACCGGATACCCCCGGCCTTCAGGAAGCCGGCTATCTGACGAACGAAACGGTCTTTTCACTGACGGAACTACCGCAACGTATTGGAGTGATCGGGGCCGGCCCCATCGGATGCGAACTGGCGCAGTCCTTTGCCAGATTTGGGAGCCAAGTCTATCTGATCGAAGAGACACATGGCATCCTGCCGAACGAGGATCGAGATGCGGCGGGTATCGTTGAACAACAGATGCTTCGCGATGGCGTGAAGTTGCGCTGTTGCGCAAAAAATATGAAGGTCGAAAAGATCAACGGCGGAAAACGTCTGACGGTCGATTCACACGGACAACAGTACGATGTCATCGTCGACGAGATTCTCGTCGCCGTCGGTCGGATTCCCAACACAGAGAGGATCGGCTTGGAGACCGCGGGAGTCTCGTACGATAAGAACGGGATCAGGGTGAATGCCCGATTGCAGTCGACCAATCCCAAGATTTTCGCGGCCGGTGATGTCTGCTCTCGTTATAAATTCACACATGCCGCGGACGCCATGGCGCAAATCGTCATCCAAAACGCGCTCTTCCCTCATCCATTGGGCTTGGGGTATGCCAATGTCGAGTCGCTACACATGCCCTGGTGTACGTTCACGGAACCGGAGATCGCCCATGTCGGGATGTACGAGAGCGATGCCAAACAGAAAGGCATCGAGGTGGAAACCTATACGTACAAGCTCGAAGAGGTGGATCGGGCGATTCTGGACGGAGAAGAAGAAGGGTTCGCGCGGGTGCACATTCAAAAGGGGACGAATACAATCCTCGGCGCCACGATCGTGTCGGCCCATGCCGGCGAGATGATCAGTGAATTCTCCGTGGCAATGAAATCGGGCGGAGGAGCCAAAACGATCGCCGGGACCATCCATCCCTATCCTACCCAAGCCGAGGTGAACAAAAAGGTAGTCAATCTCTGGCGGAAGGCCCACTTTACACAGAGCACAAAACACATTCTGACCAAGCTGTTCGCATGGATGAGACGGGGATAG
- a CDS encoding YnbE family lipoprotein: MQSGPKPIGAGILAWGILLLTLGACTPRVEVAAPEKPITINLNVKIDHEIRLKVDKDLDQVLSNDSGLF; encoded by the coding sequence ATGCAGAGTGGACCCAAACCGATCGGCGCCGGGATATTGGCGTGGGGAATCCTGCTCCTCACGTTGGGCGCCTGTACCCCGCGAGTCGAGGTTGCCGCGCCGGAGAAACCGATTACGATTAATCTCAATGTGAAGATCGATCATGAGATTCGGCTGAAGGTCGACAAGGACTTGGATCAAGTGTTGTCGAATGACAGCGGACTGTTCTAG
- a CDS encoding DUF3565 domain-containing protein: protein MQQPIIGYHQDEEGDWVADLACGHGQHVRHQPPFINRPWVLTVAGREQRLGTHLNCKKCEEPAADLPPTSG, encoded by the coding sequence ATGCAACAACCGATCATCGGATATCACCAAGATGAAGAGGGTGACTGGGTGGCCGATCTGGCCTGTGGCCATGGGCAGCACGTCCGACATCAGCCTCCCTTCATCAATCGCCCTTGGGTACTTACCGTCGCTGGACGTGAGCAGCGTCTGGGGACCCATCTGAACTGCAAGAAGTGCGAGGAACCGGCTGCCGATCTTCCTCCAACTTCCGGATAA
- a CDS encoding TVP38/TMEM64 family protein, with translation MIRHDAAMTTPILNQNESSDSNLGKISVAIVIGLAIAAFFYFDLGRLLSLATLKEHRDGLLAFTDANFVSAVGIFITAYVIVAGLSLPGAVILTLAGGFLFGAVLATLLVNIGATTGATLAFLTARYLLRDTVEQKFGTWLGPFQEGFAKNAFSYLLTLRLIPLFPFFVVNLVSGLTRVNVGTYVAATALGIIPGSFVYAYAGRQLGTINSLKEIASPNVVGAFVLLGLLALLPVIYKRVTAKRA, from the coding sequence ATGATACGCCACGACGCCGCCATGACGACCCCGATCTTGAATCAGAATGAATCCAGCGATTCGAATCTCGGCAAGATTTCTGTCGCGATTGTGATCGGCTTGGCAATCGCGGCCTTCTTCTATTTCGACCTGGGACGATTGTTGTCCTTGGCCACGTTGAAAGAACATCGAGACGGGTTGTTGGCGTTCACGGATGCCAACTTTGTCTCAGCGGTGGGGATCTTCATCACTGCGTACGTGATCGTTGCCGGATTATCGCTGCCGGGCGCGGTCATCCTCACATTGGCCGGAGGGTTCTTGTTCGGCGCTGTTTTGGCAACGTTGCTTGTGAATATTGGAGCAACAACCGGAGCGACCCTCGCGTTTCTGACCGCTCGGTATCTATTACGAGATACGGTTGAACAGAAGTTCGGCACGTGGTTGGGACCATTCCAAGAAGGATTTGCCAAGAACGCGTTCAGCTACTTGTTGACCTTGCGACTCATCCCCCTCTTTCCCTTCTTCGTGGTGAACCTTGTGTCCGGGCTCACGCGCGTGAACGTCGGAACCTACGTTGCCGCCACGGCGCTCGGCATCATTCCCGGTTCCTTCGTCTATGCCTATGCAGGCCGTCAGCTGGGGACGATCAACTCATTGAAAGAAATCGCATCCCCGAACGTCGTCGGCGCCTTTGTCCTCTTAGGACTACTTGCCTTGTTGCCTGTCATCTATAAGAGGGTTACGGCCAAACGAGCGTGA
- a CDS encoding amylo-alpha-1,6-glucosidase, whose protein sequence is MNIEAGTCQNLDRALSLEWLEVNGRGGFSSGTVAGANTRRYHALLLTARRPPTDRYVLVNHVEEWVHIDNEKFSLSTNLYPGALHPHGYRHCTSFSSIPWPTWTFACSGTLIQREIFCVRGRDLVIIRWKLMGAQRAPVLLRVRPMLTGREYHGLHHENRTLSPSATIGRQCVTWSPYHGLPAVRAYHSGAYRHAPDWYRHVQFPAEQQRGLDGEEDWWSPGELTFELKAGKPHTVTFTGNATESPDITRLVSRERLRRGRLRTSARGADPLAEAFRQAAEAFLAVRDAKQTVIAGYPWFTDWGRDTFISLPGLCLVTGRHDVARHIIESFAAHVSHGMVPNRFPDVGEEPEYNTIDASLWFVYAVDRYLAYSRRTTSLRSVAWPAVKQILDGYRRGTRYNIHMDGDGLIAGGTLGVQLTWMDVKIGDWVVTPRYGKPVEIQALWMRALDIGARLADEVGESEYARSCLKDRMRAAESFRKRFWRKDGTYLYDTIDGPEGDDPSVRPNQVYAISLCDDLLTKEQAKQVLHTIKDQLLTPVGLRTLSPQDSRYRPRYEGGPLERDSAYHQGTVWPFLLGPFITAWVKTFGNTAETRAEARSFLKGLEAHVQEACLGHVSEIFDGDSPHHPRGCPAQAWSIAEPLRALVEELGAPMTKGLLDQRN, encoded by the coding sequence ATGAACATTGAAGCTGGTACTTGTCAGAACCTGGATCGCGCGCTGAGCCTTGAATGGTTGGAGGTAAACGGTCGCGGTGGGTTTTCATCGGGGACCGTTGCCGGCGCCAATACACGCCGGTACCACGCACTGTTATTGACGGCGCGCCGACCACCAACCGATCGATACGTACTGGTCAATCACGTCGAAGAATGGGTTCACATCGATAACGAGAAGTTTTCTCTTTCCACCAACCTGTATCCAGGAGCACTCCATCCCCACGGATACAGGCACTGCACCTCATTCTCATCAATCCCCTGGCCGACATGGACGTTCGCTTGTAGCGGCACACTCATTCAACGTGAAATCTTTTGTGTCCGTGGACGAGACCTTGTCATTATTCGGTGGAAGTTGATGGGCGCACAGCGCGCGCCGGTCCTGCTGAGAGTGCGACCGATGCTGACGGGACGTGAGTATCATGGCCTGCATCACGAGAACAGAACCCTTTCGCCGTCGGCCACGATCGGCCGACAGTGCGTCACCTGGTCTCCCTACCACGGCCTGCCGGCTGTCCGCGCCTATCACTCAGGCGCCTATCGCCATGCGCCGGACTGGTATCGGCATGTGCAATTTCCTGCGGAACAGCAACGGGGACTTGATGGTGAAGAAGACTGGTGGTCACCCGGCGAGCTTACATTCGAGCTGAAAGCTGGAAAACCCCACACGGTTACATTCACCGGCAACGCGACCGAGAGCCCCGACATCACTCGGCTCGTCTCTCGCGAGCGCCTGCGACGTGGGCGATTGCGAACGTCTGCGCGGGGTGCCGATCCGTTGGCCGAGGCATTCCGGCAGGCGGCAGAAGCATTTCTTGCCGTGCGAGACGCGAAGCAAACAGTGATCGCCGGGTATCCTTGGTTTACGGATTGGGGGCGAGACACCTTCATCTCGCTTCCAGGATTGTGCCTTGTCACGGGACGGCATGATGTCGCCCGACACATCATCGAATCATTTGCCGCTCATGTTTCTCACGGGATGGTGCCCAACCGGTTCCCCGATGTCGGCGAGGAGCCGGAATACAATACCATCGATGCATCACTCTGGTTCGTTTATGCCGTCGATCGGTATCTTGCATACAGTCGTCGGACGACGAGCCTCAGATCCGTCGCCTGGCCGGCGGTCAAACAGATTCTCGACGGTTACCGTCGAGGTACCCGATACAACATTCATATGGATGGAGATGGACTCATCGCCGGTGGAACGCTCGGCGTTCAGCTGACATGGATGGATGTGAAAATCGGGGATTGGGTCGTGACACCTCGGTACGGAAAGCCGGTAGAAATCCAGGCCCTGTGGATGAGGGCTCTGGACATCGGCGCGCGTCTGGCTGATGAAGTCGGCGAATCGGAGTACGCTCGGAGTTGCCTGAAAGATCGGATGCGAGCGGCGGAGTCTTTCCGGAAGAGGTTCTGGCGCAAAGACGGAACGTACTTGTACGATACGATCGATGGGCCTGAGGGAGATGACCCATCAGTCCGTCCTAATCAAGTATATGCGATCTCCCTCTGTGATGATCTGCTGACGAAGGAGCAAGCCAAGCAGGTGCTCCACACAATCAAAGACCAGCTCCTCACGCCGGTGGGGCTGAGAACGTTGTCACCACAGGACAGTCGGTATCGCCCGCGGTATGAAGGTGGTCCTCTGGAACGAGATAGCGCCTATCATCAGGGGACGGTCTGGCCGTTCCTCTTGGGTCCTTTTATAACGGCATGGGTCAAGACCTTTGGAAATACGGCTGAAACAAGGGCTGAGGCGCGATCTTTTCTCAAAGGACTAGAGGCCCATGTACAAGAAGCCTGTCTCGGGCACGTATCCGAAATTTTTGACGGGGACTCTCCACACCATCCACGAGGGTGTCCGGCACAAGCGTGGTCGATTGCGGAGCCGCTGCGCGCCCTCGTCGAAGAATTGGGGGCGCCGATGACAAAGGGACTGCTCGATCAACGAAACTGA
- a CDS encoding type IV pilin protein, translating to MTQRLGENAGFTLIELMMVLAVLSILATMAMVSHRHVVEKARSVEAEVALAEISRLETLYHANHGAYSSDFTVIGFTLSPTLKYHKVLVQLRDGGTAFQAIAVPLAGTLPQQALVLTSLKEGTALRRIDSVTAVGLGGGSPGSSSASSVSDQGVGENPKKLHCKDGGEATVAQDGLLDMNFCLK from the coding sequence ATGACTCAGCGACTCGGGGAGAATGCCGGATTCACGTTGATCGAGTTGATGATGGTCCTGGCCGTCCTCAGCATTCTGGCTACCATGGCCATGGTCTCGCACCGGCATGTTGTGGAGAAGGCCAGGTCTGTGGAGGCGGAGGTGGCGCTGGCCGAGATCAGCCGTCTTGAAACGCTCTACCATGCCAACCATGGAGCCTATTCGAGTGACTTCACCGTGATCGGTTTCACGCTGAGTCCCACGCTCAAGTACCATAAAGTTCTGGTGCAGCTGCGTGACGGGGGAACAGCCTTCCAAGCCATAGCCGTACCGCTCGCCGGTACCCTGCCGCAGCAGGCCCTCGTCCTGACATCTCTCAAAGAGGGAACCGCTCTGCGACGGATCGATTCGGTCACCGCTGTCGGACTGGGTGGAGGCTCACCCGGATCGAGCAGTGCCTCGTCTGTCTCGGATCAAGGAGTCGGCGAAAATCCGAAAAAGCTCCATTGCAAAGACGGCGGCGAGGCAACGGTCGCACAAGACGGATTGTTGGATATGAACTTCTGCTTGAAATAA
- a CDS encoding YdbH domain-containing protein: protein MAEPSSRITQTMLAQRYQIVVLLGLAALCSCYLLLPLSASYLLASRLRDSGYSNVILQLSYPGWTRMRIPVVSFQQDLGEERLMVSLTDAEIRYDLGQLFQGRVRQILLRDAAIHVLTVQSAEPTAHDGRDTDQSDDGESPWRLLTAGDLLRSLPILPFDELQLDHLTIFREQATGPLRRVTIDGNLTYSGREVGGHLVFRGRDTASYGLAVVGHSASTWSVTLASQRPQAAPIVSLQSKAHPNGAQIQVNGRLQVNVQELAPFIALLVPIGPELERVTGEVSIDWAGIAAAEAALSSLWKDERTHLDGNIRVHVTLPALKGVAKDIAVAYDGTFGGNATQAEWAMNPGVLLTATVNAQPRIIPEAVRLILPHGDQPVRIENTQAVQGALYWKETPIRTVAEGPLHVTYGRTPGPLVAQFEATRVEGLGNELVLAEGAYDLEGILPKAVTELLSAKEAMGGVQGTVKLARTHVRGVLLPPSSVTAKQIGQGPTLIPSVTLNLSEPLTIECDLTAIRCSGGVLIATIRAPTVKFSGRNIHIAQGVLKVQGAETTKTAWAAQGTLSMAGVSPVSGSWWPATSDWIVKFSADQGGIKADLRVDIPTHEGFVIAAIEQPLQTAQGAAHGVIGPLTFNGTDRRLSKMIMGLPHATDLIDGMFTVNVDASWSSAFRDRITMMNGVSATAKVVAEKLSGQYHDHVVKGLSTTLTLHAQGLESIVTTQPAPIFVAAVQSGVDVTNLAASYQIQWRAADDLPVVEVRDFQCEVFGGTVSNPGPVVDLAKLPLTTTFSLRNLDLAKILSVEQQKGLQGTGTLNGTLPVTMTSDGIIVKDGVIEAQPPGGIIRYASTSDSSKILSDSDRQLQLVAQALNNFQYSLLRVGVKYGETGILDLNARLEGRNPDLQNTPPIHFNLTVQEHIPTLLKSLRLVEDIQGAIERKYRRPL, encoded by the coding sequence GTGGCTGAACCATCGAGTCGAATCACGCAAACGATGTTGGCCCAACGATACCAGATTGTCGTGCTCCTTGGATTGGCGGCGCTCTGTAGCTGCTATTTACTGTTGCCGCTGAGCGCATCCTATTTGCTGGCGAGTAGGCTTCGTGACTCCGGCTACAGCAACGTCATCCTCCAGCTGAGCTATCCGGGCTGGACGCGCATGCGCATTCCCGTCGTCTCATTTCAACAGGATTTGGGCGAAGAACGACTGATGGTCTCCCTGACTGATGCAGAAATACGATATGACCTGGGCCAACTGTTTCAAGGTCGCGTGAGGCAGATCCTACTCCGAGACGCGGCCATCCATGTGCTGACCGTGCAGTCCGCGGAACCCACTGCGCACGATGGAAGGGATACGGATCAGTCCGATGACGGGGAATCGCCGTGGCGATTGTTGACGGCGGGGGATCTCTTGCGCAGTCTCCCCATTCTTCCATTCGACGAGTTGCAACTGGATCATCTCACCATCTTTCGCGAGCAGGCGACGGGTCCGCTACGCAGAGTGACGATCGACGGGAATCTGACGTATAGCGGCCGCGAGGTCGGTGGTCATCTCGTTTTTCGCGGGCGTGATACCGCATCCTATGGTTTGGCCGTCGTCGGACATTCCGCCAGTACCTGGTCGGTAACCTTGGCGTCGCAGCGACCCCAAGCGGCGCCGATTGTTTCCTTGCAGTCGAAGGCGCATCCAAACGGCGCGCAGATTCAAGTTAATGGCCGCCTCCAGGTCAATGTACAAGAACTGGCTCCATTCATCGCGCTCCTTGTCCCGATCGGTCCGGAACTGGAAAGGGTCACGGGAGAGGTGTCCATAGATTGGGCGGGGATTGCCGCCGCGGAAGCCGCGCTCAGCTCTTTGTGGAAAGACGAACGCACCCATCTGGACGGCAATATTCGAGTCCATGTCACCTTGCCGGCGCTGAAAGGCGTGGCGAAGGATATTGCCGTTGCCTACGACGGCACGTTCGGAGGCAATGCGACTCAGGCTGAGTGGGCCATGAACCCCGGCGTGTTGCTGACCGCGACGGTCAATGCTCAACCTCGCATTATTCCCGAAGCGGTCCGCTTGATACTGCCTCATGGCGATCAGCCGGTGCGGATTGAGAATACGCAGGCCGTGCAAGGGGCGCTCTATTGGAAGGAAACTCCCATACGCACGGTCGCGGAAGGACCGTTGCATGTGACCTACGGTCGGACACCAGGCCCATTAGTAGCGCAGTTCGAAGCCACCCGCGTCGAGGGCCTTGGAAATGAGCTGGTGTTGGCCGAAGGAGCCTATGATCTAGAGGGTATTCTCCCGAAAGCCGTGACCGAGCTGCTGTCAGCCAAAGAAGCGATGGGAGGAGTCCAAGGGACGGTCAAGCTGGCTCGGACACACGTGCGTGGAGTACTGTTGCCTCCATCCTCAGTGACGGCGAAACAGATCGGACAGGGGCCCACGCTTATTCCCAGTGTCACGCTGAATTTGTCGGAGCCGCTGACCATTGAATGCGACCTGACGGCGATCCGCTGCAGCGGGGGAGTGCTGATCGCAACGATTCGAGCTCCGACCGTGAAATTCAGCGGTCGGAACATTCATATCGCGCAAGGTGTCTTGAAGGTCCAGGGAGCCGAAACGACCAAGACCGCATGGGCCGCGCAAGGAACGTTGTCGATGGCAGGGGTGAGTCCGGTGTCTGGTTCCTGGTGGCCTGCCACGAGTGATTGGATAGTCAAGTTCTCGGCGGATCAGGGCGGCATCAAGGCCGACCTGCGGGTCGATATCCCCACGCACGAAGGGTTCGTGATCGCTGCCATCGAGCAGCCGCTGCAAACGGCGCAAGGAGCGGCGCATGGTGTCATCGGTCCGCTGACGTTTAACGGAACCGACCGGCGGCTCAGCAAGATGATCATGGGACTTCCTCATGCGACCGATCTGATCGATGGGATGTTCACGGTGAACGTCGATGCGTCGTGGTCGAGCGCCTTCCGGGACCGGATCACGATGATGAACGGGGTGTCGGCGACCGCGAAGGTGGTGGCCGAGAAACTGTCCGGCCAATACCACGATCATGTCGTGAAGGGCTTAAGCACCACGTTGACGTTGCACGCCCAGGGGCTTGAGTCGATTGTCACGACCCAGCCGGCCCCGATCTTCGTTGCGGCGGTACAGAGCGGCGTGGACGTGACGAACCTTGCGGCTTCCTACCAGATACAATGGAGAGCGGCGGATGATCTGCCGGTGGTCGAGGTAAGGGATTTCCAGTGCGAAGTATTCGGAGGAACGGTCAGCAATCCAGGTCCCGTGGTAGACTTAGCCAAGCTGCCGCTCACAACGACGTTTTCCCTGCGGAATCTCGATCTCGCAAAAATTCTCAGCGTGGAACAACAAAAGGGGCTTCAGGGAACCGGAACGCTCAACGGGACGCTTCCCGTGACCATGACATCGGATGGGATCATCGTGAAAGACGGAGTGATCGAGGCACAGCCTCCCGGAGGGATCATACGGTATGCTTCGACGTCCGATTCGTCGAAGATCCTTTCAGATTCGGATCGGCAACTCCAGCTTGTCGCGCAAGCCCTCAACAACTTTCAGTACTCGCTGTTGCGCGTCGGCGTGAAATACGGAGAAACCGGCATATTGGACTTGAATGCGCGGTTGGAAGGCAGGAATCCGGACCTCCAGAATACCCCTCCGATTCACTTCAACCTGACCGTGCAGGAACATATCCCCACGCTCCTCAAGAGCCTTCGCTTGGTCGAAGATATCCAGGGAGCCATCGAAAGAAAGTATAGGCGACCATTATGA
- a CDS encoding methyl-accepting chemotaxis protein: MAIAATPTRSGVDRRDGFFIHQIQKGYAIWIGLLLFLYSALFFTLAFYGAHLKPMLALYGSGSLEERQVASAEMLMLSETVWVAVPVLFFGAVIFSLIITRRIAGPLYRLEESVRQWGRGNLRWRIRFRPSDRLDELAGTANQALQHIEQSFATIQDQTQSLLAALSKIEQSAPSGIKEAQNATEEIAAVLRRFDFRSLSETRVKIR, encoded by the coding sequence ATGGCCATTGCCGCAACGCCTACGCGATCCGGCGTCGACCGCCGAGATGGTTTTTTCATCCACCAGATCCAGAAGGGCTATGCGATTTGGATCGGATTACTGCTGTTTCTCTACTCGGCCCTATTCTTCACGCTGGCCTTCTATGGCGCCCATCTCAAGCCGATGCTGGCACTCTACGGCAGTGGTTCATTGGAAGAGCGTCAGGTCGCCTCCGCAGAGATGCTGATGTTGAGCGAAACCGTCTGGGTCGCTGTTCCCGTTCTGTTCTTCGGCGCAGTGATCTTCAGTCTCATCATCACGAGGCGGATCGCAGGCCCGTTGTATCGGCTCGAGGAGAGTGTGCGACAGTGGGGCAGGGGCAATCTCCGCTGGAGAATACGGTTTCGTCCGAGTGATCGATTAGACGAGTTGGCGGGCACCGCAAACCAGGCGCTTCAACATATCGAACAATCCTTCGCCACGATTCAGGACCAGACTCAGTCGCTTCTGGCAGCCCTTTCGAAGATCGAGCAGTCCGCTCCTTCGGGCATTAAAGAAGCGCAGAATGCCACGGAAGAGATTGCCGCAGTATTGCGGCGGTTTGACTTCAGATCTCTGAGCGAGACGCGCGTGAAGATTCGATGA